TTTAGAACAATCACTTATAGGTAAAAAGTCTATAAATAATAAAAAATAGTAACAAATTAATGCACTTTTAAAGTTTTTCAGCGCGGCTTTGATTCTGAAAAATGAGTGGAAGAATGATCCCCGGCTAAAGAAAAGCGGATTTGGCAAGGCTTATCCCCGATCTATGCACAATTCTGTTCACAAACGGCCACGCCCTGAAACCAAAAAAACTGTTGTTTCTGAATAAATTACAGGGACATTTTATTGACGTCCCAAATCAGACCATGCTATCCCATAAATATCCATGTATGCTCAAGGACAGAGCGGACCACGGACGATGGAGCACAAGGCGCCAAGTCAGGAAGGCAAGGGGCTGGTCTGGAGACTTGTTTTTTTTAGGAGAGGCTTTGGCGCTCTTTATCTCGACATTCACCAACAAGCTGGACAGGAAGGGCCGCGTCTCCGTCCCCGCGCCGTTCCGCGCCGCGTTGGGAGAGCGCCTGCATCTGGGTGTCGTTCTCTTCCGCTCCCACAACCACCCGTGCCTCGAAGGCTTCGAATGGGATCGCATGGATGAAATCAGCCAGCGTCTTGAGCATTACGATCTCTTTTCCGACGATCAGGACGATCTCGCCACCGCCATCTTCGGCGAAAGCGTGCATCTTCAATTCGACGGCGAGGGGCGCGTGATGCTCACGCAGGATCTGATTGAATTTTCCGGCCTGGACGATTACGCGACCTTTGTCGGGCTGGGCCGCAAGTTTCAGATCTGGCAGCCGGGGGCGTTCGAGGAGCGCAAGAAAACGGCAAGGTCTCAGGTCCGCGAAAAGCGCCTGACGATTCCTGCCGACCGGGAGGGCAGCCCATGAGAGCGGTAGGCGCAAGCGAACACGCCCCCGTGATGTTGCCCGAAGTGCTGCGGGCGCTCGAACCCCGCGACGGCGCCGTCTATGTCGATGGAACCTTCGGCGCGGGCGGCTACACACGGGCCATTCTGGAAGCGGCGGATTGCACGGTCATCGCCCTTGATCGGGATGTGAGCGTCGAAAAATATGCACGGAACTTGAAGGAAAAATTCGGGGAGCGGTTGATCTTTGTGCGCGGATGCTTCGGTGACGTCGAAAGTATTCTGCAAAAAAACGGTTTCGCGAAGGTGGACGGTTTCGTCCTCGATCTTGGCGTCTCCTCGATGCAACTCGACCAGAGAGAGCGGGGGTTTTCCTTTCGCTTGGCAGGCCCGCTCGATATGCGGATGGATGCCGCGTCCGGTGCTACCGCCGCCGATTTGGTCAACACAATGAAGGAAAGCGACCTCGCAGATGTGATTTATAAATACGGCGAGGAGCGCCGCTCCCGCAAAATCGCTAACCGCATAATCAATCAGCGCGCCCAAAAACCTTTTGAAACGACCCTCGAACTGGCCGATGCCGTCCGCGCCGTCGTTCCGCGTTCGCCCAAAGATAAAAGTGATCCGGCGACCCGCACCTTCCAGGCGCTAAGAATCGCCGTGAACGATGAACTCGGCGAACTTGAGCGCACCCTCGCAGCGTCCGAAAAAATTCTCTCCCCCGGCGGCCGTCTGGTCGTCGTCACCTTCCACTCCCTCGAAGATTCCATCGTCAAGAATTTCATCCGCGAAAAGTCGGGGCGCACACCCTCCGGCTCCCGCCACTTCCCCGAAAAATCCCCGCAAAAAGCCGATCCGGTCTTTGTGTCTCTCTACAACAAGGCCATCAGCCCCTCCGAAGAAGAAACCTCATTCAACTCCCGCTCACGCTCTGCAAAATTGCGGGGCGCCGCCAGAACCCCCTTTACTGACCGAAAGGACACCCTATGAAAAAAACCTTTCTCAACCATCTCGCCGTTCTCCTCGTCATGTCCCTGAGCGCCGGCACCCTGATGCATATCAGCCAAAGCGTCAACCGCTCCGAAAAACAGCTCGCCCGTCTCGACCTCTCCGTTGCCGGGGAGCAGGAGTCGGTCAAGGTTCTTGAGGCTGAATGGAGCCTGCTCAATAGCCCCGAGCGCATCGAGGCGCTGGCAAAAAAATATCTCGGCCTCACCCTGCCGGAGCCCGCCCAGCTCGTCTCCGAACCGGAGAATATCAGCGAGTATAACGAGGGCGCTTTGATCCCCGCTTCTCTGGAAATGCCGCAGGAGGGAACATACCCCGCAATCATCCCCCGCAAGCCCGAGCGTCTTCCCGCGCCTCAGGAACAAGAGGAAACGAACCGCCCATGAGGCTCAGAAGTCACAGGCGCAACATTATTCATCTGGAGGGCGAGCAAAGCGCGGCGCTCCAACTGGCTTATGGCCGCTTGATCCTGTTGGGCGGGCTATTTGCCCTTGCCTATCTGTTGATCGCCGCCCGCACCATTGATCTCATGATTGTGCAGGGCAGGCACTTTGAATCCACGCAAGACTCCGAGGAACTCTCGCGCCTCGCCCGCTCGCAGGATTTGCTGGATCATGTCCGCCGCGGCAATATTTACGACCGCAACGGCGTCCTGCTGGCGACCAGCCTGAAGACTCCATCGTTGTATGCCGATCCGGAACTCCTTCTTGATAAGCCGAAAGTCTCAAAAGCCCTCACGGAAATTTTCCCTGACCTGAAGGAACAGGAAACACTGGCGAAAATCAGCATTCCCAAATCCCGCTATGCGTGGCTCCGTCCCAACATCTCGCCGCAGCAGCAGGAAAAAATTCTCGATCTCGGCGAACCCGGCCTCGCCTTCGAATACGCTGATAGCCGCATCTACCCGCAGGGAAAAATGGCCGCGCACCTGATCGGCTATACCGGGCGCGACGGGCGCGGCCTCTCCGGCATCGAAAGAAGCGCCCAGAAAACGTTGGAGCAGGGGCAGGACATCAGCCTGACCCTTGATGTCCGGCTTCAGCACGCCCTGCGCCGCGAGATAGAAACAGCCATAACGGAATTCAGCGCACAGGCGGGCGTGGGAGTGATACTCGACGCACAGACGGGCGAAATGCTGGCCGGAGTCTCGCTGCCCGATTACGACCTCAACGCCAACAGCCTGTATGTCTCCGATGAGGAGAAATATAAGGAGATACTGAGAAACCGCGTCACGATGGGGGTCTACGAATTCGGCTCGGTCTTCAAGATTTTCACCACCGCCGCGCTGCTGGAAACGCAGGACGCGCCGCTGGCCACGACCTTCGATGCGCGCAAACCCCTGAAAATCGACGGCCACACGATCAACGACTACCACGCGCAAAAGCGGATCATGACCGTGCCCGAAGTCTTTATGCATTCCTCCAACATCGGCTCGGCCATGATGGCGCAAGCGGTCGGCATGGACAAACTCAAGGCGTTTCTCTCCGACCTCGGCCTGATGGATAAACCCTCTTTCGATATCCGTGAAGTTAGCAAACCTCTGCTCCCGCCCGAACCGTGGGCGGGATCCTCGCTCGTCACCGTTTCTTATGGACACGGGATATCGGTCTCTGCCTTGCAGCTCTGCGTCGCCACCGCCACGATTATCAACGGCGGCCTGCAAATCCACCCGAAGCTGATCCTCAAATCAGGTGCGGACAATATCAAACCACAGGCACGGATCCTCTCGGCGGAAACCTCGGAAAAAATGCGTGGCCTCCTGCGTCTGGTGGTCACAAAGGGCACGGGCGGCAAGGCCGACGTTCCCGGCTATTATGTCGGCGGAAAAACCGGAACTGCGGAAAAAAGCGGCGGCAAGAAGGGCTACAACCGCAAGAGCCTGCTCTCCTCCTTTATCGGCGCGTTTCCCATCGACAACCCGCGCTATGTGGTCTTCGTGATGATCGACGAGCCGCAGGGCACAAAGAAAAGCTACGGCTACGCCACCGGCGGCTGGGTCGCCGCGCCTGTCGTGGCGCGGGTCGTGACCTCCATGGCCGCCATCCTCGGCCTCCCGTCCGATAATTACGTCGAAGCGCAGGATATCAGCCTGCCGCTGCAGCAATACATCAAGCCCGAACACCCGGAGAAGAAACTGGCCTCCAATGAGCAGTGATATTGAAAAAAACTTAAGGGAAACCACCCATAGGGTTCTCTCTGGCGCGTTTGCGGGTATCACGCAGGACAGCCGTGAGGTCAAGTCGGGTTATATTTTCGCGGCGCTTCAGGGAACAAAGGTCGATGGCCGCGACTTCATACCGCAGGCTTTGGAAAACGGCGCGACGGGCATCATCGCCAAGACGGGAACGAAATTGCCGGAAGAATATAAAAAATGTCCGCCCTGGAACCCGAGTCCGGAAGTACGCAAACGACTTGGCATTGAACCGTTTGAAAGGCCACCCCACGAAGAGTTCGGCAAATCAATGTCACGGTACTACAAATACTCGGAAGCGCCTCGGTCTAAAAGTGATATGGGGATTATGCTAATCGAGGCCGACAATCCGCATAAGGAATTCAGCAAATGGTGCGGAACTCTTTATTTTCATCAACCCTCCACCATCGCCGCCGTCACCGGAACGAACGGCAAGACCTCGACCGCCCATTTCACCGCCCAGCTTTGGAAATCTCTCGGCCATCAATCCGCCAGCATGGGCACGCTCGGCATCATGAAAGACGGAAAGATCGCCGCATCCGCCTCCATGACCACACCCGATCCCGTCACCCTGCATAAAAATCTGGCGGAGATGGCGAAGGAGGGGATTACCCATCTCTGTATGGAAGCCTCCAGCCACGGCCTTGAGCAATACCGCATCGACGGCGTCCGCATCGGCGTCGCGGGCTACACCAACATCTCCCGCGATCATCTGGATTACCACAAGGATATGGAGAGCTACCTCGCCGCGAAGCTGCGCCTCTTTTCCGAAGTGCTGAGAAAGAACAGCACCGTCGTCCTCAATGCCGATGTGCCCGAATACGAAACACTCGAAAAAACCTGCAAGGATGCGGGCCACACCATCATCTCTTATGGGCAGAAAGCAGAAACCCTGAAGTTAATAAAGAGCGTTCCTAATCCCGGCGGTCAGCTTTTGGAGCTTTCAATCGAAGGCAAAAAACACACGCTGAAACTCCCGCTCGTCGGCGGCTTTCAGGTCATGAACGCGCTCTGCGCCCTCGGTCTGGTCTGGGCCGAGGAAAAAGACAGGCTGGACACGCTCTTGAAAGCCCTCGAAAACCTGCAGCCCGTTCCCGGCCGTCTGCAGAAGATCGAAGGTCCGAAAGACGTCTATGTCGATTACGCCCACACGCCCGACGCGCTGGAAACCGTCCTGAAAGCTTTGCGCCCGCACACGGCAGGCAAATTGATCTGCCTCTTCGGCTGCGGGGGGGACCGCGACCCCGGCAAGCGCCCGATCATGGGGGAAATCGCCGCACGCCTCGCAAACAGAATAATTGTGACCGACGACAATCCGCGCACCGAAAAACCCGAATCCATCCGCGCCGCCATTCTCAACGGTATCGGCAAGGGCAAGCCCGTACAGGACATCGGCGACCGCCGCGAAGCCATCCGCACAGCCATAAAGGAAATGAAAGAGGGCGACGTCCTGCTTGTGGCCGGAAAAGGTCATGAAACCGGACAGATTATTGGAAACATCACAACCCCCTTCGACGACGCGCAGGAGGTCCGCAACGCCATGACCTGAAGTATCAGAAAAGACTTAAAACTGAGTTCTCTTAAGTAAAAGAAATGAAAGCACATTATGATTGAAAACAATCGGTTCTACTGGTCCATCCTCAAAACCCGCACCGTCACCGTCAGCGTCAGCCCCCGCGCTAGCGTTAAGGGCGTGGTTTTCGCCGTCAACAAGCTCATTGATATCGGCGATGGGCGTCAGACGGTCTTCCTCGACCATGTGGATGCCCCGCAGGCATCACCCCGCCGCCCCGGCGCAAACAACGAATTGGCAATTCCCTTTAAAATGGGTAATCTGGATTTCGTGTATATTTCCCGCCGTGTACCCATAGTAAGAGACGTCAGCGTTTTGATTTCTGAGTTATATAAAGAGGCGAAAGTCGAAAGAATCGTGCCGGAGGTTATCAGCCCCGGCGATCTCCTTGTTTTCCGTCAGGGCGATGAAGAGGCGGGCATACGCATGGTCGATGCCCTGCGCCTGATTTACCCCGAACAAAAACAGAGCCGGAGCGGCCATGTTCTATAATATCCTCTTCCCCCTGCATTATTACGTCAGCTTTTTCAACCTGTTCGGTTACGTCACCTTCCGCACGGGCGGCGCCATTATGACGTCCCTGATTATCTGCTTCCTCATCGCCCCGCGTATGATTGCGTGGCTCAAGATGAAACAGAAAGAAGGCCAGCCGATCCGCGACGACGGGCCGGAAACCCACTTCAAGAAGGCCGGAACCCCGACCATGGGCGGCCTGATGATCCTGATTTCCGTAAGCATCAGCACGATTCTCTGGGCCGACCTCGCCAATCCCTTCGTCTGGCTGGCTCTGCTGGTGATGGTCGGCTACGGCGCCATCGGCTTTGCCGACGATTACCTGAAACTCACCAAGAAAAACCCCAAGGGGCTATCGGGAAAGCGCAAGCTGGCCGCGCAGTTCGGAATTTCCTTCCTCGTGACCATAGGAATTATGTTCGCCTTGCCCGATGCCTTCAGCACCCACGTCGCGCCGCCCTTCTTCAAGAATGTGCTGTTTAACCTGTCATGGTTTTTCATCCCCTGGTCGATGCTCGTCATCGTCGGCTCGTCCAACGCGGTCAATCTGACCGACGGACTTGATGGTTTGGCCATCGTTCCCGTGGCCATTGTTGCTGCCTGTTTCGGCCTGATTGCTTACCTCGCGGGACGGCAGGATTTCTCCGAATACCTCTTTATCCCCTTTATCCCCGGTACGGCGGAACTCGCCATCATCTGCGGCGCTCTGATCGGGGGTGCCATGGGCTTCCTCTGGTACAACGCCCCGCCCGCAGCCATCTTCATGGGTGACACAGGCTCACTGGCGATGGGCGGACTTCTCGGCGCGATTTCCGTCATGGTCAAGCATGAAATCGTTCTGGCCATCGTCGGCGGCTTGTTTGTTCTGGAAACCGTGTCGGTCATCATTCAGGTGGCTTCATTTAAACTGACCGGCAAGAGGGTCTTCGCCATGGCCCCAATCCACCACCATTTCGAGAAAAAAGGCTGGTCGGAGCCGACCATCGTCATTCGTTTCTGGATTATCGCAATGATTCTGGCCCTGATCGGGCTGGCAACCCTCAAGCTCCGCTGATACGCTAAGGCATGGTCAAGTTAAAGACATACGTAAACTCTCTGCCGAAGAAAAAAGTTCTGGTCTACGGGCTGGGCCGCAGCGGGATGTCCGCCGTGAAGGCTCTTAAAAAAGCCGGAGCGGAAGTTGTCGCGGGTGACGACCGCCCCGAAGCCTTGCAGGAAGCCCGCAAGCTGAAAATCGAAACCCTCGACGACGGGCGTCAGGATTTCAAGGAATTCGCCTTTATCGTACTCTCCCCCGGCGTTCCCTATACCCACCCCGAACCCCATCGCGTCGTCAAGGCCGCGCAGGCCGCGGGCGTCGAGGTCATCGGCGACATTGAGCTCTTCTACCGCTCCGGCCTCACCGGCAAGACCATCGGCGTCACCGGCACCAACGGCAAATCCACGACCGTCAGCCTTATCCATCACATCCTCAAGGCCAACGGCAAAGCCACCGTTCTGGGCGGAAATATCGGCGTCCCCGTTCTCGATCTGAAAGTCCCGCCGGGAGAATGTTATTCGGTTCTGGAAATGTCCTCGTACCAGATCGACCTTTGCCCGACCTTCCGCCCCGACATCTCGGTGGTCATCAACATCACCTCCGACCATCTCGACCGCCACGGCGGGATCGAGCCTTACGCGGCAGTCAAACAGAAACTCGTTGACGATGCCCACAGCGGCTATGGCGGCGGGACGGCAATTATCTGCAACGACGACGAATACACAGGCCGGATTCTCCAAGCCGTCCGCGAAAAGGGGCTCCGTAAGGTCATTCCGGTCTCCGTAAGCGGAAAAGAACAGGGCGGCGTGTACGCCAACGAAGGCAAGCTGGTGGACGCGATATCCGATCAGGTGATCGAGGTGGGAGTCCTGGAGGATTTAAAAACCCTGCGCGGAATCCATAATCATCAGAATGTCGTCTGCGCCTACGCCGTGGGCCGGGTCGTCGGCCTGTCTCCGGCTGAAATCTTCGAGGCGATGAAAACCTTCGAAGGCTTGCAGCACCGCCAGCACCTCATCCGCACCGTCAACGGCGTCTCCTATGTGAATGACAGCAAGGCCACGAACCCCGACTCCGCCGCGATGGCGCTCGGCTGTCATAACAACATTTACTGGATTGTCGGCGGCCGCAAAAAGGACGCGGGCCTTTCGGGGCTGGAGATTTTCGCCGACCGCATCCGCCACGCCTTCCTGATCGGCGAATCCACCAACGAATTTGCGGACTGGATGAAAAAATACGGCATTGAACACACCAAAAGCCGCAAGCTCGTCTCCGCCATCCGTTCCGCGCATATCATGGCGCAGGAAAAGCGCGGCCAGCCCGGCGGGGCAGGGGTCGTGCTTCTGTCCCCGGCCTGCGCGTCTTTCGATCAGTTCAAATCCTTCGAGGATCGCGGGAAGAAATTCACGCGCCTCGTGCATCGGTTGGGGGAGTAGGAAATGTCAGCCGCCTCGCAGGACATCCAGCCCTTCTCCCGCGCCGACCGCTCGTTTCTGGGCGCGTGGTGGTGGACGGTCGATCAGAGCATCCTCCTCTCGGTCCTGATCCTGGCCCTGATCGGCGTGGCGATGGTCTCGACCGCCAGCCCGCCCGTCGCGCAGCTATTGGAGGTCGAGGATTACTATTTCCTCAAGCGCCAGATCATCTTTCTGGTTCCGGCCCTCATACTGATGATCGGCATTTCGATGCTCCCGCCAAGGACAATCTGGCGGATGTGCAGCCTTGCCCTGATTATGGGGATTGTAGCGCTGGTTATGACTCTTTTTGTCGGAACCGAGATCAAGGGTGCCCGCCGCTGGCTCCCGATCTTGGGGATGTCCGTCCAGGCCAGCGAATTCGTTAAACCCGCCTTCATCGTCGTATCCGCCTGGCTGATCGCCCTGCAAAAAGTGTCCTGGGCGCGGGTCGGCGGCGTCAGGCAGAAGGCGGGCAGGGCGTTCACCCTGAATGAAGCCCCGCTCAACGGCTATTTCTTCGTCGTCGGCCTTTATATCCTGATTATCGCGCTGCTCATGCTCCAGCCCGATCTGGGCATGAGCGTCGTGGTGACTCTTGTGCTGGGGACGCAGGTCTTTCTTTCCGGCCTGCGCCTGCGCTATCTCGCGCTGATCCTGCTTCTCTCCCCCATCGTTCTGGGCGGCGCCTATCTCGGCTTCGATCACGTCCGCAGCCGCGTGGACCGCTTTTTCAATCCTGAAAGCGGTGACACCTATCAGGTCGATCAGTCTCTGGCCGCCTTCCGCAACGGCGGGCTGACGGGAACCGGGCCAGGGCAGGGTACGGTGAAACTCAACCTGCCCGACGCCCATGCCGACTTCATCTTTCCCGTTGCGGGCGAGGAGTTCGGGATTCTCTTCGTGCTGTTCCTGATCGGGCTGTTCCTCTTTATCGTCCTGCGCGGCTTCAAGCGCCTTCTGCAGGCCGAGGATATGTTTCCCATTCTCGCCGTCGGCGGTCTTTTGACTCTGTTCGGCCTGCAGGCGTTCGTCCATATGGGATCCAGCGTCCACCTCCTGCCTGCCAAGGGCATGACCATGCCCTTCATCAGCTACGGCGGCTCCTCCCTTCTCTCGCTCGGGGCGAGTATGGGCATCGTTCTGGCGCTCTCCCGCAGGCAGGGGAGGATGACGGCTGCGCGTGCAGGCTTGATCCGTTCTTCCTTCGCGGTGCAGGATAAAGGTGAAGAAACCCGCGAGTCCGAAGTATGAACGATTCTCCCGACAATATTCCCCTGATCCTGATCAGCAGCGGCGGGACAGGCGGGCACATGACGCCTGCGGCGGCGCTGTCGCACGATCTGGCGGCGCGGGGCAACAAATTGGCTCTCATCACCGACGAGCGCGGCAAAAAATTCACCGGAATGTTCCCGGAAAATATGCCGGTCCACGTCATCCGCGCTGGCACCGTGGGCGGTGGCCCCGCCGGAAAATTCAGGGGGCTGGTCAATCTCGGTGCGGGCCTCGTGCAGGCTTGGCGCATCGTCTCCGATCTTGAGCCGGACCTTGTGGTCGGATTTGGCGGCTATCCGTCTTTCCCCGGTGTCTTCGTGGCGCAGAAGCAACGGATTCCCGCCATCGTCCACGAGCAGAACGCGATTATCGGCAAGGCGAATTGTTACCTCGCCCGGCAGGCCGAACGCATCGCGCTGTCCTTTCCCGATCTCACAGGGCTGGAGAAGGACGAACGGATGCGCGCCGTGATTACCGGCAATCCGGTCCGCGCCGAAATCGCCGCATTGCACAAAACGCCATATCCGAAGCCGCAGGCGGGCGGACCGCTGAATATTCTGGTGATGGGCGGTTCTCTGGGCGCCTCGGTCTTCAGCAAGGTGGTTCCACAGACCCTCGCGCAGCTTCTCTCGGAATATAAAAAACGCCTGAATGTCGTCCAGCAATGCCGGGAAGAGGATCTGGAGCCAACAGCCTTCGCCTATAAGGACTCCGGAATCAACGCCGAAGTTGCGTCCTTTTACAACGATATGGCCGAACGTCTGGCCGCCGCGCATCTGGTGATCTGCCGCTCGGGGGCCAGCACCGTGGCCGAGGTCACGGCGGCGGGCCGCCCCGCGATTTTCGTACCCTATCCGCACCATAAGGACCAGCAGCAGAAGAGGAACGCCGACCATGTGGCCGATGGCGGCGGGGCGTGGATGATGACCGAGGACGGTTTCACCCCCGAAGCATTGCTTGCAAGATTGACCGCTTTTCTGCAAAATCCCGCTGTTTTGGGCGAGGCGGCAGAAAAATGCCGCGCCTTCGGCAAACCGGACGCCGCCCATAAGCTGGGGAACCTGGTGAAGTCCGTAGTGTCGGGACCGGGCTACTAGAGCAGAATGTGAAGGAGTAAACCATATGCGGATCATGTCGCCGGACATCGGAACGCTCCATTTCGTCGGTATTGGCGGCATCGGGATGAGCGGCATCGCCATTCTCCTGAACGCGCTGGGCTATAAAGTACAGGGAACCGATCAGGCGGAGGGCGCGAACGTCGCAAGACTGCGCGAGATCGGTTTGCGCGTCATGGTCGGCCACGCCGCAAAAAACATTCTCTGCGAAAAGGGGGAGCTTCCCGCCGCCATCGTCATTTCCTCCGCCGTGAAATCCGATAACCCCGAAGTCATCGCCGCCCGCGAATCCAAAGTCCCCGTCGTCAAGCGCGCCGAGATGCTGGCCGAGTTGATGCGCCTCAAATCCGCCGTCGCCGTCGCCGGAACCCACGGAAAAACCACGACCACCTCGATGGTCGGACAGATGCTCGACGCCGCAGGCTTCGATCCGACCGTCGTCAATGGGGGGATCGTGAACGCTTACGGCACCAATCTCCGCTTCGGCCAGTCCGACGCGATGGTCGTCGAGGCCGACGAGAGCGACGGAACCTTCACCCGCCTTCCTGCGACGGTCGCGGTGGTCACAAATATAGACCCGGAACATATGGATCATTACGGCTCTTTTGACGAAGTGCGCGAAGCCTACAAACGGTTCGTTCTGAACCTGCCCTTTTACGGCTACGCCCTGTTATGCCTCGATCACCCCGAGGTGCAGGCGCTGGTCCCGCAGGTCTCCCAAAGAAAAATCATCACCTACGGTTTTAATCCTCAGGCCGACATCCGCGCCTCCAATGTCCGGCAGGACGCGAAGGGCAGCACCTTCGACGTCACCTTCGCCGGCTGGTTGAGCCTTGATGGCCGCGATGTCGTGATCTCCGATGTGATCCTGCCGATGCCCGGCCTTCATAACGTACAGAATTCGCTCGTCGCCTTCGGCGTGGCGAAAGAAATGGACGTCCCGCCCGCCACGATGCGAAAGGCGCTCTCGGGCTTCCGGGGCGTCAAACGCCGCTTCACGCGGGTCGGCGAAGTGAACGGGATAGCCATTATCGACGATTACGCGCATCACCCCGTGGAAATCGAAACAATCCTGAA
The sequence above is drawn from the Alphaproteobacteria bacterium genome and encodes:
- a CDS encoding UDP-N-acetylmuramate--L-alanine ligase; the encoded protein is MRIMSPDIGTLHFVGIGGIGMSGIAILLNALGYKVQGTDQAEGANVARLREIGLRVMVGHAAKNILCEKGELPAAIVISSAVKSDNPEVIAARESKVPVVKRAEMLAELMRLKSAVAVAGTHGKTTTTSMVGQMLDAAGFDPTVVNGGIVNAYGTNLRFGQSDAMVVEADESDGTFTRLPATVAVVTNIDPEHMDHYGSFDEVREAYKRFVLNLPFYGYALLCLDHPEVQALVPQVSQRKIITYGFNPQADIRASNVRQDAKGSTFDVTFAGWLSLDGRDVVISDVILPMPGLHNVQNSLVAFGVAKEMDVPPATMRKALSGFRGVKRRFTRVGEVNGIAIIDDYAHHPVEIETILKTARSVLEEPDAKIIAIFQPHRFTRLQDLFEGFCRCFNEADTVIIADVYAAGETPIEGVNKDSLTKGIHDHGHRDSRSLISKENLPDILAEIAKPGDYILCMGAGDITSWANALPAQLAEAIEKRKGRAA